The following coding sequences are from one Odocoileus virginianus isolate 20LAN1187 ecotype Illinois chromosome 7, Ovbor_1.2, whole genome shotgun sequence window:
- the ZNF503 gene encoding zinc finger protein 503, with protein sequence MSTAPSLSALRSSKHSGGGGGGGGSADPAWTSALSGNSSGPGPGSSPAGSTKPFVHAVPPSDPLRQANRLPIKVLKMLTARTGHILHPEYLQPLPSTPVSPIELDAKKSPLALLAQTCSQIGKPDPSPSSKLSSVASNGGGTGGAGGGAGGDKDAKSGPLKLSDIGVEDKSSFKPYSKPGSDKKEPGGSGGGGGGGGGGGGGGVSAEKSGFRVPSATCQPFTPRTGSPSSSASACSPGGMLPSAGGGPDGKDDKKDPEAGGGGGGSKGSGGASAEGGPTGLAHGRISCGGGINVDVNQHPDGGPGGKALGSDCGGSSGSGSGSGPSAPTSSSVLGSGLVAPVSPYKPGQTVFPLPPAGMTYPGSLAGAYAGYPPQFLPHGVALDPTKPGSLVGAQLAAAAAGSLGCSKPAGSSPLAGASPPSVMTASLCRDPYCLSYHCASHLAGAAAASASCAHDPAAAAAALKSGYPLVYPTHPLHGVHSSLTAAAAAGATPPSLAGHPLYPYGFMLPNDPLPHICNWVSANGPCDKRFATSEELLSHLRTHTAFPGTDKLLSGYPSSSSLASAAAAAMACHMHIPTSGAPGSPGTLALRSPHHALGLSSRYHPYSKSPLPTPGAPVPVPAATGPYYSPYALYGQRLTTASALGYQ encoded by the exons ATGAGCACAGCGCCCtcgctttctgccttaagaaGCAGTAAGcacagcggcggcggcggcggcggcggcggcagcgcgGACCCTGCCTGGACCAGCGCGCTCTCTGGAAATAGCTCCGGCCCCGGCCCAGGCTCGTCCCCGGCCGGCAGCACCAAGCCTTTTGTGCACGCCGTGCCCCCCTCTGACCCTCTCCGCCAGGCTAACCGCCTGCCCATCAAGGTGCTGAAGATGCTGACGGCACGGACTGGCCACATTTTGCACCCTGAGTacctgcagcccctgccttcCACTCCGGTCAGCCCCATAGAG CTCGATGCCAAGAAGAGCCCGCTGGCGCTGTTGGCCCAAACATGCTCGCAGATCGGGAAGCCCGACCCCTCGCCCTCGTCCAAACTCTCCTCAGTCGCCTCCAACGGGGGCGGCACGGGTGGTGCCGGCGGCGGCGCCGGGGGCGACAAGGACGCCAAGTCGGGCCCCCTCAAGCTGAGCGACATCGGCGTGGAAGACAAGTCGAGTTTCAAGCCGTACTCCAAACCCGGCTCGGATAAGAAAGAGCCGGGAGGCAGCGGTGGCGGCGGaggagggggcggcgggggcggcggcgggggggTTTCGGCGGAGAAGTCCGGATTCCGGGTACCGAGCGCCACCTGCCAGCCATTCACGCCCAGGACAGGCAGCCCAAGCTCCAGCGCCTCGGCCTGCTCGCCAGGAGGCATGCTGCCTTCGGCCGGGGGCGGCCCGGACGGCAAGGACGACAAGAAGGACCCCGAGGcgggcggcggcggtggcggcagcAAGGGCTCCGGGGGCGCCTCGGCCGAAGGGGGACCCACGGGGCTGGCGCACGGCCGGATTAGCTGTGGCGGCGGGATCAATGTGGACGTGAACCAACACCCAGATGGGGGCCCCGGGGGCAAGGCTCTAGGCTCGGACTGCGGCGGCTCATCGGGCTCCGGCTCTGGCTCCGGCCCCAGCGCGCCCACCTCCTCCTCGGTGTTGGGCTCTGGGCTGGTGGCGCCCGTGTCGCCCTACAAGCCGGGCCAGACAGTGTTCCCTCTGCCTCCCGCGGGCATGACCTACCCAGGGAGCCTGGCTGGGGCCTACGCCGGCTACCCGCCCCAGTTCCTGCCACACGGCGTGGCGCTCGACCCCACCAAGCCGGGCAGCCTAGTAGGGGCTCAGCTGGCTGCGGCCGCGGCAGGCTCTCTGGGCTGCAGCAAGCCCGCGGGCTCGAGCCCCTTGGCCGGAGCGTCACCGCCGTCCGTGATGACAGCCAGTTTGTGCCGGGACCCCTACTGCCTCAGCTACCACTGTGCCAGTCACCTGGCTGGGGCTGCAGCGGCCAGCGCGTCTTGCGCTCACGATCCAGCCGCGGCAGCGGCGGCCCTCAAGTCCGGATACCCGCTGGTGTACCCCACGCACCCGCTGCACGGCGTGCACTCCTCGCTCACTGCGGCCGCGGCCGCCGGCGCCACACCGCCGTCTTTGGCCGGCCACCCCCTCTACCCCTACGGCTTCATGCTCCCTAACGACCCGCTCCCCCACATCTGCAACTGGGTGTCGGCCAACGGGCCTTGCGACAAGCGCTTCGCTACGTCTGAAGAGCTGCTGAGCCACTTGCGGACCCACACGGCCTTCCCCGGGACAGACAAACTGCTGTCGGGCTACCCCAGCTCCTCGTCTCTGGCCAGCGCCGCAGCGGCCGCCATGGCTTGCCACATGCACATCCCCACGTCGGGCGCTCCGGGGAGCCCCGGGACGCTGGCGCTGCGCAGCCCCCACCACGCGCTGGGACTCAGCAGCCGCTACCACCCCTACTCCAAGAGCCCGCTCCCCACGCCGGGTGCGCCCGTGCCCGTGCCCGCCGCCACCGGACCATACTACTCCCCCTATGCCCTCTACGGACAGAGACTGACCACGGCCTCGGCGCTGGGGTACCAGTGA